DNA from Paludisphaera mucosa:
GCCCCTTCACCTCGGCGTTCGGGTCGTTGTAGGCCAGGATGCTCAGCCCGGCGGGGATCTCCAGCGCGTAGGGCGTCGTGCCGGTGCCGGGGTCGGGCAGGCCGCCGATCCGCAACGGGGCTCGCCGCTCGGTCTGGAACTGCCCTTCCATCGCCGCCAGCTTGACCGGCTGCGTCTCGGCCACGACGTGCGCCGCGTAGTGGCCGCTCATCGGCTGGAGGATCGACGCCAGGCCGCCGACCGTCAGGGCGATCCCGAGGGCCTTGCGGTGGAACGGATTCTCGCGATCTTTCATGAGCAGGACCGCATGGACTCCGGCCACGAGCAGGCCCGTCGCCGCATAGGCCGCCAGGCTCATGTGCAGGGCCTCGGCGAGCATCGCCGGGCTCACCAGCGCCGCCAGCGGGTCGATCTCCACCGCCCGGCCGTTGACCAGCCGGAACCCGGCCGGCGTGTTCATCCAGGCGTTCACCGAGAGGACGAGGACGCCCGACAGCGCGCCGCTGGCCGCCACGATCGCCCCGGCCAGCCAGTGCGCCCGAGCGGGGAGCCGTTCCCAGCCATACAGATAGAGGCCCAGGAAGATCGCCTCGGTGAAGAACGCGAAGCCTTCCAGCCCGAAGCCGAGGCCGATGATCGGGCCGGCGAACTTCATGAACCCCGGCCAGAGCAGCCCCAGCTCGAACGAGAGGACCGTGCCCGAGACCGCGCCGACCGCGAAGAGGATCGCCGCCCCCTTGGCCCATCGTCGGGCGAGGACGCGGTAGACCGGGTGGCCGGTCCGCAGCCAGCACGCCTCCGCGATGCACATCATCAGGGGCAGGGCGATCCCGATCGCCGCGAAGATGATGTGGAACCCGAGCGACATCGCCATCTGTAAGCGGGCGGCGAGCAGATTCGTCATGAGTCCTGCGCTCGTGTAAAGTCGGCCCCGAAAGTCCGTCGCACGCTCAGCGTGAGCAGGTCGCCGAATCGCCCCCGGCCTGGTTCCAGGGCATGCGCGCCAGGCTCATCCCCATCGGGCAGACGTCGGTCACGCCCGCGAACACGAGCCCCGCGCCGATGAACGCGGAGAGGCCCGTGAACCAGGGGCTCACGACCGCGCCCAGGACCACCCCCAGGACGACGATCGAACCGGCGATGATCCGGATCTGGCGTTCCAGCGAGATCGTCTTCTTACCCCTCGCCACCGGCAGGCCGCCCTGCTCCCAGGCCAGCGTGCCCCCCTCGACGTTCACGACCTGGTCGCCGAAACCCGCCGCCGCGAACGCCTCGCACGCCTGCCGGCCCCGCGAACCGGAACGGCAGATGACGTACAAGGGGTCGTCCGGGCGCTCGCGATTCTGCATGAGCCCGACTGGATCCAGGCGATCCAGGGGGACCGAACGGGCCGGCGTCGCATGGATTTCGCGGAACTCGGCCGGCGTCCGGACGTCGATCAGCTCGATCGGACCCTTCGACTGCGAGATCTCGAACAGCTCGGCCGGCGAGAT
Protein-coding regions in this window:
- a CDS encoding rhodanese-like domain-containing protein is translated as MANAHASIASISPAELFEISQSKGPIELIDVRTPAEFREIHATPARSVPLDRLDPVGLMQNRERPDDPLYVICRSGSRGRQACEAFAAAGFGDQVVNVEGGTLAWEQGGLPVARGKKTISLERQIRIIAGSIVVLGVVLGAVVSPWFTGLSAFIGAGLVFAGVTDVCPMGMSLARMPWNQAGGDSATCSR
- a CDS encoding cytochrome ubiquinol oxidase subunit I; the encoded protein is MTNLLAARLQMAMSLGFHIIFAAIGIALPLMMCIAEACWLRTGHPVYRVLARRWAKGAAILFAVGAVSGTVLSFELGLLWPGFMKFAGPIIGLGFGLEGFAFFTEAIFLGLYLYGWERLPARAHWLAGAIVAASGALSGVLVLSVNAWMNTPAGFRLVNGRAVEIDPLAALVSPAMLAEALHMSLAAYAATGLLVAGVHAVLLMKDRENPFHRKALGIALTVGGLASILQPMSGHYAAHVVAETQPVKLAAMEGQFQTERRAPLRIGGLPDPGTGTTPYALEIPAGLSILAYNDPNAEVKGLEAFPSDVRPPVRVVHLSFQVMVACGMAMAGVSLWAGLSWWRSRSVPTARAFLWAVALASPLGMIAIEAGWTVTEVGRQPWIIHDVMRTTDAVTSVPGLGISLAVYTVLYAGLGWIVVMLLLHQFRSSPRADELAAALTEDSH